In Luteimonas viscosa, the genomic window ATGGCGACAGCGCGGTCGCGTCGCGTCCGAAGAAGCTGCGTGCCGCCGCCTGCGCGCCGTACACCCCGTCGCCGAACTCGGCGACGTTGGCGTAGACCTCGAGGATCCGCCGCTTCGGCCACAGCAGCTCGACCAGCACGGTGTACCAGGTCTCGAGCCCCTTGCGGATCCAGCGCGAGGCCGTGCCCGAGCCCTGCCACAGGAACAGGTTCTTCGCGACCTGCTGGCTGATCGTGCTGCCCCCGCGCAGCCGCCCGCCACGCTCGTTGCGCTTGCGCGCCTGCGCGATCGCGTCCAGGTCGAATCCCGAATGGGTGGCGAAGTTCTGGTCCTCGGCGGCGATCAGCGCGACCGGCAGGGAGGGCGCCATCGCCTCCAGGTCGCGCCAGTCGTGGGCAAGGCGGAAGCCGCGCTCGCCGGCGAGCCAGGCATCGACCTGGCGGATCGCCATGAACGAGGAAAACGGCGGATCGACGAAACGCAGCACG contains:
- the mtgA gene encoding monofunctional biosynthetic peptidoglycan transglycosylase, giving the protein MAQASPGARTHGVPPGRPRRRWLRRLLLLPLWLLLLSLLQVGVLRFVDPPFSSFMAIRQVDAWLAGERGFRLAHDWRDLEAMAPSLPVALIAAEDQNFATHSGFDLDAIAQARKRNERGGRLRGGSTISQQVAKNLFLWQGSGTASRWIRKGLETWYTVLVELLWPKRRILEVYANVAEFGDGVYGAQAAARSFFGRDATALSPSQSARLAAVLPSPKRYSAARPGPYVQRRTRAIERNMRQIGGTAYVEALE